Part of the Lotus japonicus ecotype B-129 chromosome 6, LjGifu_v1.2 genome, ttaataACCTTTAAATTAGGATTGGATGGAACCCAGAATTTGGCTGTGTTGAATTGTTTAAGTTGAGTTGAATGATTCAACAGAAGGAAGGGGACAAAGTTGTAAGCTCTTGTTAATTTGTGGAAACAAACGAGACATTTCTGAATTACAACTTGTGTGCAATCTTCTAATCTTCCCTTTCAAGTAACTCAATGTCTAAACAATCGTTCTGGAGCTATGGCCACAAGATTCCTTGCtcataataaaatatttctCACCATTGCAAGCTATGACAACATTACCTTGTTCCATTGCTGGCATTGATGATATTGACTATGTTAAGATATCAAGGACACTAGTGCAAGCAGATGTTAGCCCACACTTTGAGACAAAAAGTCAGCAAAACTCTTCATATAAATTGAAATGAAAGTACGTTCACGCTATACTCAACTGGTATCCAAACACCACATCATCGTGCATAACATATTTGTCATTCAACTAGGAAAATATCTTAGGTAGCCATGAAGTAACTCAACAAACTAGCCCTTCTAAATATACATAAAGTTGTTCATCTTGtgccttaaaaaaaaaaagttgttcaTCTTGGAACTCAGCTATACAAAAGTGTACCAATTAATTTCTCCAAGAACTTTTGTACTTTTATGTGTATCATGAAGTTTAGGATGATACTTTGCCAACTCAAATTGGACTTGCCTTATATTGCCTTATTAGTAATTACATTTCTCCATATTCTGGCATACATAGGTTGAAACTGAACCTTGTTTAGAACAAAAAGCAATCTGACCAGCAAGATACCTATGACATCTACAAAGCACAACTAATTCCTCACATTTGCATCAGGGAACAAACCTCATcttaaaaaatagaaattacCAGAGAAAACTAAACGTGATGTGAAAGTTATTTCCTAACCTACACTGATGAGTCTACATGTACATAAAAACCTGCTGCCACTATCAGATAGCAGAAAATTAGCACTATTCCTTTGAAGTAATTAGCAGTTCCTTCCTGCAAAAGCATAATAGATGTCAAAATGAGACTTTTATCAACAACAGTGATAATCAAATTGGAGTTTATTATCAATATGTTTGAGGCTCCTAATACCATAATGATCGCATACACAaatttatctttcatttttttttatccttgAATACAAACCTGCAACATGAAGGCTACTACTAAAACAGTTAGAAACAGTGATCCAGTCTCAAAAAGTTGAAAGTTTAGGTCCATAGGGTTTCCCATTATCCATCCAAGAACCACACAAAATGGTATCTGCATAATCAAAAGGAAAGTATTAAGGAAACAGATAACATCATAATTAAAAAAGATGATGGAAGTTGAAAACTGATACAGAACTATATGCTATTAAAGAAGTCAAACTCTCACTCTTCTCCATTACAAAATATGAATTATGAGGTCTTTCATAGATTCATGTACTAGCCATACTAAAATTTCTTAGCTTTCACAGAGAGAAGAGAGGGAGGGAGGGTAGACGAGTCACAAGagaaatataattttgattctAGGGAGGGTAAGCTCTCCACTTGTTAAGCCGTTCAAATTTTGACAAAAATCCCTAATTCAGGGAAACTCAATGAAATAACTTGATGGACTTGGAAGGTTTTCAGAAATTTGACAAAAACCCCAAATAACTTaacttcacttttttttttttaactcacaAACAAGGGGAGAGTTTCTCATAGGTCTCCCTTTTCCCTTCTCGGCTCTCTAAAATTCAACTCACTAGCCGTAGAGAATGGGTGAGAGAATATTGTATTGTAAGGAGGCATCTGTCATTCTTTAATGAACAAACCGTCCAAGATAGAAATGGAATTTCACAGGGCAGACCAGAAGAAGCTGAATATATTTTGTTGTTTCATGACTTGATTTAATCCAGATATTCTTGTTATGTGTTAATCctacaaaaaaaaatctgtCTTTTTCTGACATGATGCCAACCTTTCAATAAAGTTCAATGTGTTGGACACTAACTAAATTCCACTTTAAGACTTATCATGTTTGCATAACAGCACAGATATCCACATACGCATAAAAACTGAAATTAGAGAAAGCATTGTCTATTTACTAAAGCAAAACTAATTCTAGATAGTAATTCAATCTAATCCATAAAGTGTAATGCTTACCACAAATATAGCTATCTGTGTGGATGACCCTATTGCTACTCCTAAGGAAATGTCCTGCAAGGAATATAAAAACTATTAATttgaatctctctctctctttctatgACTGTGAGTACAAAAACTGAAAGCTCACAAGTTTATCTTTCATGGCAAACATTATAGCACTGGCATGTTCAGCTGCATTCCCCACCAGTGGAAGCAATATGACACTAATAAATGTTACTGGAATTTTCCAAGCAGTAGATGCTCCCTGTGAAGCAGTTTATCAAACAGAAAGATTTATTTCCTCCAAAAGTGAACTTATAAGAACAATactaaaatttattaaaaaccCATCAATGACATCTTAGGCAagtcttttttctccttttttgtaAAATATTGAAAAGACATGAcatttttcatttcaaatgCAAAACTGCATATGTTGAATGGCCTCATATAGCTAAGCACAAAGGCAATGATCAAGGAAGAATAAGATAAACTACTCGAATGAATTAAAGACAAAATCAAGATTAACTAGTGGACAGAAATAGTTTAACATCAGAAACATTACATCTATAAGTAAAGGCCTCTAATATTAATAAATGTAGATCATCCTCATTATCTAGGTATTGTTAATGATAAACACAGCTTAGTTCTTGACAAACCAGCATTTGAAGACTTATATAAAGATGATATACTATGGAGTGGATATATTATCAGTCAGAAATGtgaactctcaaggaatctacttcaattccactaactTCTACTAATACAATTTGGAAAGGTATGCTTGTGTAATATATATCAGTGACTAGAGATACCAATGgtagaaaaagaaaacagaCATAAAAATCTCAAACAGCTGACAACGTGAACATTATCCACCTCTATAGCGCCAACCAAATATTCTGACAAGATTGATATCCAAGCAGTCATAACTAAAAGCCAGATTATTGATTCCCATTTAGAAATATCTGGAGATTCATCATTTGAGTCGTTTCCACTCTGACCCTCTTCCTGAATTCACATCACGGTAACACatcttggtgagccaaaatgcTAATTCAAGCATGAAAAGGAGATAAATAAAACATATGATAAAATATCTTATCCCGATAATGAACATCAAagtcaaataaaatataaaaattaatgttGAATAGAAATATAAttgttttcaattaaaaaaaaattgaaaacaatgtaatagttattttaattattcaCCTGCATCTATTCACTTACAGGTAATAATATTCTGGCAATTGAGATAAATCTTTTTCATAATAATTCCAaggaataaaaatatgaaacaatCTTAATGATCAGCATGAAGCTTAGAACTACATGGCACCAATTATAATCTTCCTCCATTTAATCCCCCTTCCTGAAGTGAGAAGAAATGCCAGACAGATCTTTTGAATGTACAATGAAGTTTCTCTTAAAGGCTATAACAAATAACAAACAAGCCTTCCGAATAAATTCCTACTGAGACTTTGCTGCTCCGcacccccccccctccccccctCTTAAAATTTTGACTATGATTCCCTACCTATAGAACAAGCAAATCAACATTATCACATATTCATGTGCCATACCACAAGCAACATATGCacacaaaaaaagaaaatgaataacTGAGGAAGCAAAAAATGAAACTTGATATAAGACTGCTAACCTCGTTCACAGAGACGTAGGGACTTCTTTCACTTCTTAACTGAAAAAATAGGTAAGCAGTGTAGGCTGCAAGCATGACACAGCTACTGAATCTTGAAAGCCACAACTCTGATTTCCCCAAATGGACTTCCGTGTGTGTGTAATGTAGAGCAGTAGGAAAAAATAGGCCCATGACTGCCATCAGCAACAATCCTGAGTTCACAGAAGCAGTTGCCTGGATGCTAAATTGAATCAGCTAAGGGTTACAAATGAAAATCAGGATTATTATGAAAGTTGCTAAAATTAACATGTTTACCTTATTAAACACCTGCGCCTTCTCATGAAATACAATCCCACCACATAAGAATGCACATCCAAGCACCAGCAACATGTTTGACAAAATTGAGCCCAGTAGAGAGAGCTTGACAACCTGAGTCATTCCACTTTTCAGTGCATATATTGAGATGATCAATTCTGTTGCATTTCCAAACGTAGCGTTTAAGAGACCCCCAACTGCAAGATGCAATAGAATAAAATGAGAAACAAACCACACCAAGCATATGACTAGAAACAATAATGAACCACTTAGATACTGCATGCTTATTGAATCCATATATTTCCTACAGCATGGAATAAATATTCTCAAATGAAATATGCTAGAGAGGTTTCTCCTAGTACTTAGTTACCAAGACATATAAAAGCAACATCTATTAAACTGGTAACAAAAATGCACAGGCGCAAACATATTGTATTGCATTCAATATCTGTGTTTTAACTTAAATCAGAATCTGTTCTGGGCTGATTTAGAGTTAGATAAATTGAGTAGAATGCTATTACTTTACCAGTATCTCCAGTGTAAAATGCTAGCTGCCTATATAAGACCAATAAAAGAGTAAGGTCAGAAACcataaaaaagtgaaaatctTGAGAAAACCATTGAAGGGAACATGCAATATTACTCTGTAGCATAACCTAGCCGCTCCGCCAGAGGCATTATACCCAATAAACTCAGAGCAAAGACCCATCCCTGCAGTCCACTTTAACAAATCAATATAAGATATATAACCAGAAGTGCGGGAAAGTTAAGAATTACAAGAATTAAAACTCACATTATGACCAGTCAAATTATGTACAAGAATTGCAAGAGGCCCAAAAGGCATAAGCAAGTTGAATCTGTTAGAGAAAACTACAACCCGGATGCTCCTGTAAATCGTACCCCTCAACGTTTGATGATGAGCAGCCCGCGAAACTCCAGATTGTGATCCATGAACACCCACCAGAGTAGATTCTGACTGGTGAAAATTGATTTCAGGGCCAAATGGAACCTCAGCCTCAGACTTGTGCAATAGTGTTCCATTTGGACAATCCATCTGTGACACAGATAGTGGATGGTGCACTATGATTACATGACAAGTAGCCAAATATTTCCAATTATatgaattattttcaaaatgttCCAAAGGAAACATTGACTCATACAGAAAGAAAAGGGGAAAAGAACAATCAAACATTATGGCATTTGACACTTGAAAGTTGAACCCTTTCACTAAACTTCACATGCCATCAATTGTCTAGTGGAAAATTAACCAAATCTCTCCCACATCACAAATGCATAAATCAAAAAGTTCTGAATTTTAGACACGGCTAACAAAACAGAACATTCATAATCATAAACACCCACAAACATTGGAAACTCCTAGTCTTGAAAAAATGCAacacaaattttttttaaagtaaaacaTCACCccaaattcaaaattcaaaataactTTACAAAGGGTTCATCAAAACGAGAAAAAGAACTCACCTTGCAAGTGCTAGACAAGTCATCTAAGAATCCAGATGCACTGCCCATAAAGAGAGAGAGTCAGAGAGAACATTAGAGGGAGAAACTTTATTATAGTCATAAAAAAACCACGAGGGAATATGTTTATGTTATGGAACAAACAAATGGACATTTACTATGAATAAATGACAAGACAAAAGAGAGTTAAATATTAAAGAACAAAAATTGAAGTATCTAGTATAAGATCTTGCCTAAGAGTTGGTTTGACTTCGACTGGAGTCTCCATTTAAGCCTCCCAGAATTATGACAGTGGTGGTTATTTTTTTTGGTGAGGGAAGACTTGAGAAGAAACACAGGTGTTTCAGTCTCGTTAATTTATGGATATTGAAAAGGAAGTTTCAAGTGTTTTCTGCTGCCGTTTCTTCATTTTGCCTTTTCTTCGGTTACTATTATTAGTAAATAAATAAGCTCTAATCATGttctttatttattaataagaaAGGGAAAAATAAATGTACTGGCCGAGAGGCCCAATTAGGATACAAAATAAAAGGAAGAAGAttcatgaaagaaaaaaaaaaactaaagccCAAGCAAGTGAAACAAAGGCAAAACCTTAACCTACATTAATGGAACATACAggagaaggaaaaaagaaaggagaaaaaaaagacAAGGCACCCAGTATCTACATTTCTTGTTTTTCTAGTTCATGAATCTGTTTCTAATGCTTCTTCTTATTATAAGGTTAATTTCTTAAAATATCCTATATACGTAGGCGGCAACAGGGGAAGGGGTCAGATTTATCCCGATCAGATAATAATAATGTTTATAATGCTACAACGAGCAATTAAGGGTAAATAAGAGTAAGAGCAATGTGCATTTAAATGGTGAAGAAAGGATAATACCTAAAATCTCTTCAAAGCAAGCTCTTCATAGACCTTCCAGTTCAAGGAAAAGAAGCAATTCTTCAAGTAGAGTTTTTTAGAGGAGAAATAGTGATTTCCAAGCACCCAAACTTAGGTAAGAATTGTAATCATCCGAAAAATGAtcattttcctctttttttttggtcaaagataATCATTTCATTAATAACATGGGCCAGGCCCATAACCCGAAAGGGTAGTACAACTGGTTGGCAAAGCCAGAGAAATACAAGTCAGTTCCTTACACTTGAGCTCATGACTCCTTTTTACACCTAACCCAAAGTTAGAAACTAGGAGATTAAAAATAACACTACTTGCAACAAGCCCAAGAGGACCAAGCCTGTAACACTGGCCCAGCCCATGAACCATAGGTCAGATGAACCCTCGCCCAACCACCGAGGAGATGGCGGTGGAACGGCGGCGGAGACGGAAACAGCAAAGGCTCCAAAGCTCAACCCAAAATCCGATGAGATCTGAGAGAAACCAACTTGGAGGTTGTCTTTGTAGACGGCGGTGGCTTCGGTTGGTGGTTGGTGGAAGCAGGTGAAGGCCGCAGTGGTGAGTGGTTGCAGGTGGCACAGTGGTGGTTGTGAGAAGAGCGTGGCGTGAGAAGAGCGTGGCGGCGACGGCACGACGGTGGTTGCACGGCGAGGGCGTTCAGAGACCCATGGGGAGAGCAGATCTGTAGCCAACAGAGATGGAAGGAAACCATATACAAGGGAGGGGAAAAACAGCAAAGAAACCCACTTATTGGGTAGCATATTCACCTAGAGTGAAAGATAACCCACCTATTGTGGGAGAAACCCACCTATTGTGGGGAAAAAGGCCTCCCTAATGGAGGAAAAGGGGAACCCCCAAGGGGGTGGCGGCTCAGAGAAtataaaaccctagcagacaAGGAAGGCAGAGTGACTCAGTGAGTGAGTGTGGTATCATTTTCCTCTATGTCTGATgttttgtgtatttttttttttggccaaTGGATCATAATTCCAATTACTTGAAAGGCCCAAAGACAATACAAAGTAACAGAAACTTAGGCAACGAGGCCCAAGGAAGCACTaataactcaaaacaaacccttAAAACCAAGCACAATCCTAGGAGATAACGGTCATCACAAACACTGTAATTGCCAAAGCAGGGACTGGGTCAGCCCTGTTGCATAAACGATCTCCTTGCTTCTCTATGTGCCTGCTGATTGCCTTCTCTTGCCGTCCACAGGAAGCCACACACTCGAAAAGAGGCTCTCATCCTCTGAATGTCCCGAAGAATAATGGCAATGCTCCAATCTACTCTGTGCTCCCTAATAAGTGAGACTAGCGTCTGGTTATCAGAAACCACAAAGATCCTGGGGATCTCCAAATTCCCTGCTAGCATGAGGGCTTCCTTGACAGCCAAAGCCTCAGCCATCAAGGGGGAATGCGCGGAGATGACTCTAGAGTGGGAGAGGAGGGAGGATCCGATGTTGTCTGTGATAACCACTGTTATTGCCCCTTTTCCTGATTCCTTGAAGAAGGTTGCATCAACGTTAATCTTGACCGTACCTGGCGGGGGAAGGTTCCAAGTAATCTGGAATTTGTATGGGTTCCTCGTGGAGGGAGAGGGATTTCCACTCCTACTAGTATCCTCAGCTGGGATCTCTGAAAGAATAGCTTTGGTTTTCATGCTTGTGGTTGCGGGCAGTGGGGGCTTCCCTTCAAAGTAAGACTTGTTCCTGTCCTTCCAAATTCCCCAGAGGTAATGGGCCATAGTGGTCATACCCTTCTCAAAGGATTCTGGTTTTAAGATCAGCCCCTCAATCAGGTTGTTAAACCATTCCTTGAAAGATAAAGGTCTGGGAGTGTGGTCACCAAGATGGAGCATTGATGTTGTCCAGACAGCCCTGGCCCAGGAACACTCCACTAAAGCGTGAAGAATATCTTCCCTCTCTTGTAAGCAGATGAGGCAAAGGGGATCCTGGGCAATGCGCCTTTGGTAGAGGATTGATTTCACAGGGAGGGCTCCTTGGCAACACTTCCACAAGAACATCTTAATCTTCTCAGGTACATTAAGATTCCAGATATGTTTCCAACATGCATCATTCTCCTCTGGAAGGTTGACAGATTGAGAGATTGAATAGGCAACTTGATATCCCGCTTTAACAGTGAACTCTCCATCTTTTGAGTAAGGCCAGCATAGGGAATCTTCTTCGTGAAAAAGACTTAGAGGGATCCTTTCCACCATCTGGGCTTGGGGTCTTGGCATAATTTGAAGGATTTTTCTCATATCCCAATTTCTTTGCTGGGGCAGCATGAGGTCTTGTACTTTCA contains:
- the LOC130723927 gene encoding vacuolar cation/proton exchanger 5-like, translating into METPVEVKPTLSASGFLDDLSSTCKMDCPNGTLLHKSEAEVPFGPEINFHQSESTLVGVHGSQSGVSRAAHHQTLRGTIYRSIRVVVFSNRFNLLMPFGPLAILVHNLTGHNGWVFALSLLGIMPLAERLGYATEQLAFYTGDTVGGLLNATFGNATELIISIYALKSGMTQVVKLSLLGSILSNMLLVLGCAFLCGGIVFHEKAQVFNKATASVNSGLLLMAVMGLFFPTALHYTHTEVHLGKSELWLSRFSSCVMLAAYTAYLFFQLRSERSPYVSVNEEEGQSGNDSNDESPDISKWESIIWLLVMTAWISILSEYLVGAIEGASTAWKIPVTFISVILLPLVGNAAEHASAIMFAMKDKLDISLGVAIGSSTQIAIFVIPFCVVLGWIMGNPMDLNFQLFETGSLFLTVLVVAFMLQEGTANYFKGIVLIFCYLIVAAGFYVHVDSSV